The following nucleotide sequence is from Corylus avellana chromosome ca7, CavTom2PMs-1.0.
GAAGGCACTCCTTGCATCACTGATTGTGTGATGGCAGAGCTTGAGAAGCTAGGTCAGAAATATCGAGTTGCTTTGAGGTATCCTCCTCCCATGTTTACTCTGAAACGTTTCCGAAGAAGTTTTGTGATTGTTGTTCACATTCCTCTCTTCTATATTAGTTTGAAGAGGTTCGAGATTGTTGGATGCATGTGTTAGTGTGGTTTGTAGGAATCGGATCAGTTgtgatcttatattattttcattatagtaatgatttttttcttttgtttagatGATGAAATTTattcaaccaaaagaaaagagtacAAATTAACTTAGTTTTTAATCCTACGGTCTGTGCAATCAAATTTTTCAACATTGCCTTTTTCTGCTGCCATTTGCATGCATCACATGGGCCTACTAGTGCAATACTGTTATTCTTCTATTAGCATTTCATCTTTAGAATATCCTTGTACGTGCTCATGATCAATGATGTTCAGCTAATGATTATTACTCCCTCCCCATTCCTTCTTTGACAGGATTGCTAAGGATCCTCGTTTTGAAAGACTAATTTGTACTCATAAAGGGACCTATGCGGATGACTGTATTGTTGATAGAGTTACTGAGGTATGTCTTGAATTAATTTGATGTGAAGGTTCTTGTGTGTTACCCATATTTAGTAGTAATAGCTttcaaattttcccaaaaactTAATCATTTCCTCAGAATTTTTTAAATCCTCCAAATATATGTGTGATCCATATGATAAGATGCATGGTTTTTCGAATTCCTTTTTGACAGTGATGCTGTATGTTATCCATTATCGTTAATAGTGAAAtttgatgtatatatttgtCTTCCTATTGGGTTGTATACTATTCAGAAGTAGCATACAAGATGAAAACTTCTTGAACGATAGTTCTTGTAAACTAAAGAACCTTGACTGCAAATGTTTGTAATGTCtatacaaaagaaataacaaaaaacgaAAAGTGAATTATCATAGGCTTTACTGAGGCAACAATGTGAACAAAACATCTTATTGCTCCTCTTGGAAgggcttattaaaaattagagaATTGTAATTTGAAACACAAGTTGATCTATTTTTCGAAGCACAGTGCATCTATAGAAAATTACAGTAAAGGTGTTGAATAAATGTAATTGTCCCCAATATTCTTTTACCTAAATGTACACTGAACAAGTGATTCTGAACCCCAAGACGAAGGGCTTTGATCAAGTAGGGACTTACATCTCATGCACAAAACAGCAATGACTGGCATCTCACGCAATCTGGCATCTCAAAGTTTATCTATTTCATGATATAAATGTGCACTTCAGTGTTGTTGTGGTGAATGCATTTGTAAATTACCAGTTTGCTTGTTGCATTTTGTGCTATTTCTTTCTTGTAACATAGACAATCTATTTTGTTGGAAACAGCATAAATGCTACATTGTTGCTACTTGTGATCGAGATTTGAAGCGAAGGATCCGAAAGGTATGATAAATTAATAATGGCTTTGCACTTTAGTACATGGAAATGGATTTTGATTTATAGGGTTGCTTGTTCACTGGCAGATCCCTGGTGTACCAATCATGTACATTACCAAGCACCAGTACTCAATTGAGCGGTTGCCTGAAGCAACAATTGGCGGAGGTAGGCTACCATAAACCTACATTTGTAAATTTGCTTTATGAGTTGGAGATTGCAGTTTTGATATTTTGACTCACAtatttaatgattgatctattttcaAGGTTAAAACGTGGACATTATGACTCACTATGAAGTATATGAGAATAGAATAATcccatttttttgtgtgtttataGATAtgtaatattcttctttttttggctgGGTTGTGGAGGTCTTGATTTTGCAATTTGTAAAGAATTCTTGTtattttcccccttttttcttGGTAAAATTTTCTGAAACAGTTGTGTGGTGTGTCTGGTGCAGCTCCAAGATATTGATGATGGAGGTATGATCGTGCAACAATTCGACGGTTTTGGCGATGATCCTCTCCTCATATTGGGGTTTGTTTGTTGTGGTGGTGGTTGTTGCAAAGAGGAGATTTGGAACATTCAGATGCCATGTTTTGCTGCCCTCTGGGAATTTGTTCCATATATACTTATATGCAGTCTTCGTCTGCAACAGTCATGTAATgcttaagaaagaaaaagaaatccatAATTCTAAGATCCAAGTTTCTTTTTGTGGTAATTCCCACATCAAGTCATTGCCATTTTTCTAACTGGGTTCAGTCATTTATAATTATGTTAACAGTAGACAAAAGCAAAGAGActcaacatttttcaaattgatttgtGTACTTTCTAGCGCCCCATCTACTTGAAGCCAACACTATTATGTGGAATAAATACTCAGGCAAGGCATGAGCACAAGAGGTTTGATATGGACACAACACAAATTCAACTCATAGTCAACTTCTCTTctatgtgtaaaaaaaatttgaattttaaaccaaataaattgttttttttttccaaatttttagaATCTCAAAATCCtctctcaaatattttttttttttagatggcACGTAGGAAAGAAGTTGGCTataagttgggtttgtgttgtgtccatATCAAACTTCCAAGCACAAAATGGTTATTGTCAGGATCTAGGCATCCCCTTCAACGATAAAAGCCATGATGCCTTGGACATAGTTCAGCACAAAGATACGATAGCCTGTCACAGGTCTTTTTTAGGAGAAATTGTTTGATAATGATTTTGAGAGAGTTGTGCTTATGTTTCATAACCAGACCCTAAGCCTTGCCTTCAAAAAGCTGTCTGATTTTCTATCATTCAGAATCAACATGCACTATGTTATCCTGCTTGAAATAATAGggaatttcttttttcccaacATATGATTAAGTATGCCAAATCTGCCGTTGGCTCCATTTATGCAATATTAACCTGCCAGAAATCTCGAAGTTTTCCATTGATAAGCCACTTTTAGGAAAATTAGAATAAGTACTCAAAAAAT
It contains:
- the LOC132188583 gene encoding uncharacterized protein LOC132188583, coding for MGKAKKGRKFAVMKKIVTQKAIKNYKQQVLDPKKKEDNEKKLPRNVPKVSSALFFNYNTSLGPPYRVLIDTNFINFSIQNKLDLEKGMMDCLYAKCTPCITDCVMAELEKLGQKYRVALRIAKDPRFERLICTHKGTYADDCIVDRVTEHKCYIVATCDRDLKRRIRKIPGVPIMYITKHQYSIERLPEATIGGAPRY